Genomic window (Sphingomonas sp. S1-29):
CCGAGGTGGCGCTGTAAGCTTCTTCTTCTAAGCCCTCTCCCGCCTGCGGGAGAGGGTTGGGTGAGGGCCTTCTTGTTCTACGAGTAAAAAAGCCCTCACCGCTGCGACTAGGGGCCGCAAGTGCGCCCCCAAGTCTCGCTCCTCTCCCGCAAGCGGGAGAGGATAAAGCGGCCCTACCCCTGGTGCGTCGCGATCCATTCCTCGAGCACCGGCGCGATCCGCGTCCGCCACTTCGATCCGTTGAAGATGCCGTAATGGCCGACCTCCTCGGCCATGTGGTACCGCTTGTGTTTCTCGGGCAGCTTGGTCGCCAGCGTCAGCGCCGCCTTGGTCTGGCCCAGCCCCGAAATATCGTCGCGCTCGCCCTCGATCGCCAGCAGCGCGACATCGGTGATCGCCGCCGGATCGACCAGCTTGCCGCGATGCGTCATCGTCCCCATCGGCAGCGAATGATCCTGAAACACCACCGAAATCGTCTGTAGATAGAATTCGGCGGTCATGTCGCAGACCGATCGATATTCGTCGTAGAACGCCATCGTCGCATCGGCGCTGTCGTCGTCGCCCTTCACCAGATGTTTGAACATTTCCCAATGCGAAACCATGTGGTTGCCGAGGTTCATCGTCATGAACCCGGCGAGCTGGAGGAAGCCCGGATACACCCGCCGGCCGGCGCCGGCATATTGCATCGGCACCGTCGCGATGACGTTCTTTTCGAACCACATATGCGGCCGCTCGGTCGCCAGCGTATTGACCGCGGTCGGCGCCTCGCGCGTGTCGATCGGGCCGCCCATCAGCGACAGCGTCAGCGGGCGGTTGGGATGCTGGTCGGCGCTCATCACCGCGACCGCGGCATAGACCGGCACCGAAGGCTGGCACACCGCCAGCACATGCGCGCGCGGGTCGCCTTCCCCGCCGATCTCGGCCAGCCAGTCGATGACATAATCGATATAGTCGTCGAGGTCGAAGCGCCCGTCGGACACCGGCACCTGCTTGGCGTCGCGCCAATCGGTGATGTAGATGTCGGCGCTCGGCAGCATCCGCTCGACCGTGCCGCGCAACAGCGTAGCATAATGCCCCGACATCGGTGCGACGATCAGCAATTTGGGGCCGCCCGTGATGCCTTCGCGGACGAAATGCTTGAGCTGGCCGAACGGGCGGCGCGCGACGATTTCCTCGCGGACCGCGACCTGCTTGCCGTCGATTTCGGTGTGCGTCAGCCCGAACACCGGCTTGCCGCGCGGTGCCGAGACATGCGCGAACACCTCGAGCGCCGATGCCAACATCGGCCCGCCGCCGAAATAGGCGAACGGGTTTGCCGGATTGTTGAGCAGCCCCGCCCCGAAATTCGCCATCGCGCTTGCGCTTGCCAGCATCGATCGCTGCATTTCATAGGCGTTGTAGAGCATTCGGTATCTCCTGGCCGTGGATCGGGCGGCAATGGGTCGCGCACTATAGCGCGGGGTTGCCGCGGCGCAATGTACGACAAAAGTGGGGGTGGGGTCCGCCCGCAGGAGGAGCCCTACCGCATGTCCGTCGCCCCAGCGAAAGCTGGGGCCTTTCAGTTGCAAGTCGCTCGCCTCGCCGCAGAAGACCCCAGCCTTCGCTGGGGTGACGAAATGTGGAGCACTCGGCAGTTCCCCCCGCGCCAACTTCGCGCTACGCCTCTGTCATGGCCACCTCCGCCGCGACGCTCGCTTCTCCGCCCAAGCCCCCGGCAAAGAAACTCAGCAGCTTGCTGATCGTCTGGCGCTTCACCAGGGCCTATCCGCTGCAGCTGGCGGGCGCGGTGGTCGCGCTGATCGTCGCCGCGACCGCGACGCTCTATGTGCCGCGCACCTTCCAGCTGGTGGTCGACAACGGCTTTGCCGGCGGCACCGATCCGGCGTCGATCGCGCCCTATTTCCACCGGCTGCTGATGGTCGTCGGCATCCTCGCGCTGGCGACCGCGGGGCGTTTCTATTTCGTCTCGTGGCTCGCCGAGCGCACCGTCGCCGACATGCGAAACGCGGTGCATCGCAACCTGCTGCGGCTCGCGCCCAAATGGTTCGAGGAAAACCGCCCCTCCGAAATCGCCTCGCGCCTCACCGCCGATACTGCGATCGTCGAACAGATCGTCGGATCGACGGTGTCGGTGGCGCTACGCAACGTCCTCGTCGGCTTTGGCGGCCTCGCCTATCTGTTCGCGCTCAGCCCCAAGATCGCCTTGTACCTCGTCGTCGGTATCCCGATCGTCATTCTGCCGATCATGGCCTTGGGCGCGCGCGTGCGGCGCTTGTCGCGGTCGAGCCAGGACCGCGTCGCCGACATCGGCACGATCGCGTCCGAAACCTTGGGCGCGATGAAGATCGTCCAGGCGTTCGGCCAGGAATCGCGCGAGGCCGATCGCTTCAAGACCGCGGTCGACCGCAGCTTCGACACCGCCAAGGCGCGCTTCGCCACGCGCGCGCTGATGACCGCGCTCGTCATCGGGCTGTTGTTCGGCGCGGTGACGCTGATCATCTGGGAAGCGGTGAGCGATGTCGCATCGGGCCGCACCACCGGCGGATCGATCACCGCCTTCGTCATCACCGCGGGGCTCGTCACCGGATCGTTCGGCGCGCTGATCGAAGTCTATGGCGACCTGCTGCGCGCCTCGGGCGCGGCGGCGCGGCTTGCCGAATTGCTGACCGAACAGCCCGACATCGCCGCCCCGGCCAACCCGGTGGCGTTGCCAAACCCGTCGGTAGGGCGGGTGGCGTTCGATCACGTCACCTTCCGCTACCCCACCCGCCCCGAAGTCGCCGCGCTCGCGGACTTCACTTTGTCGGTCGAAAGCGGCGAAACCGTTGCGGTGATCGGGCCATCGGGCGCGGGCAAATCGACATTGTTCCAGTTGGTCCAGCGTTTCTACGACCCCGACCAGGGCAAGGTGCTGGTTGACGGCGTGCCGATCGCCACCGCCGACCCCGCCGATGTGCGCGGGCGGATCGCGATGGTGCCGCAGGAGACGGTGATCTTCGCCGCCTCGGCGCGCGACAATCTGCGCTACGGCAAATGGGAGGCGAGCGACGAGGAATTGTGGCGCGCCGCCGCCGACGCCAACGCCGCCGATTTCCTGCGCGCGCTGCCGGAGGGGCTGGACACCTTCCTCGGCGAAGGCGGTGCGCGCCTGTCGGGCGGCCAGCGCCAGCGGCTCGCAATCGCCCGCGCGCTGCTGCGCGATGCGCCGATCCTGCTGCTCGACGAGGCGACGTCGGCGCTCGATGCCGAAAGCGAGCGGCTGGTACAGGACGCGCTCGAACGGCTGATGCGCGACCGCACGACGTTGGTGATCGCGCACCGCCTGGCAACGGTACGCGCCGCGCAGCGGATCGTGGTGATGGACGAAGGCCGGATCGTCGAAATGGGCAGCCACGCCGAGCTGATCGCGCGCGGCGGCCTGTACGCAAGGCTCGCCAGCCTGCAATTCAGCGAAGCGGCTTAATATCCCCCTCCCGCTTGCGGGAGGGGCTAGGGGAGGGCATGTTCCCGGCAAAATAGCGCCGTTTGCGACGACAGGCCCTCCCCCGGCCCCTCCCGCAAGCGGGAGGGGAGCTCGAAATGCGCGAATTCGACATCATCGTCTATGGTGCCACCGGCTATACCGGCAGGCTGGTCGCCGAATATCTCGCCACCCATTATCCCGACCGCAAATGGGCGATGGCGGGGCGTTCGCTCACCAAGCTCGAACAGGTCCGCGCCGAAATTGGTGCCGCCGCCGACGTGCCGCTGATCACCGCCAATGCCGACGACCCATCGGCGCTCAAGGCGATGTGCGAACGCGCGCAGGTCATCATCACCACCGTCGGCCCGTATCAGACGCATGGCGAAGCATTGCTCGCCGCCTGCGCCGCCACCGGCACCGGCTATGCCGACCTGTGCGGCGAGCCTGCCTGGATGCGCCAGATGATCGACAAATATGACGCCGCTGCCAAGGCTTCGGGCGCGCGCATCCTGTTTTCCTGCGGCTTTGATTCGATCCCGTTCGACCTTGGCGTCTGGACGCTGCAACAGGCGGCACAGGCCAAGTTCGGCCACGCCGCCCCGCGCGTCAAATGCCGAATCCGCAAGATGCAAGGGACGTTCAGCGGCGGCACCTTCGCCAGCGCCAAGGCGACGATGGCCGCAGCCGCGCGCGACATGAGCATCCTAAAGCTGATGATCGATCCCTTCGCGCTCGCCCCCGGCTTCGACGGCCCAGCCCAGCCAAAGGGGATGCTGCCCGAATATGACGCCGCGGTCGGCGCCTGGGTCGCGCCGTTCGTGATGGCGGCGATCAACACCAAGAATGTCCACCGCACCAACGCGCTGCTGGGCCATGCCTATGGCACCGACTTCGTCTATGACGAGATGATGATCGCGCCGGGTCTGGGCGACATCGGCAAGGCAGCCGCCGAGGCGATCGCCAGGATGAACCCGATCGGCGGCGACAAAGGCCCCGCCCCCGGCGAAGGCCCGACCAAGGAAGAGCGCGAGGCGGGCTATTACGACATTCTCTTCATCGGCGAGATGCCCGGCGGCGAGCGAGTCGAAGCCGTGGTCACCGGCGATCGCGATCCAGGCTATGGATCGACCAGCAAGATGATCGCCGAGACGGCATTGTGCCTGATCGAACAGCCGGGCGCTGGCGGGATCACCACCCCGACCGCGCTGATGGCGGCACCGCTGCGCGCAAGGCTGGAGGCGAAGGCCGGACTGACGTTCGTCACCAACTAGTCCTCCCCCGCCAGGGAGCATCGGGTCGGATCGTCCCCCGGACTATCCTTGACCATGCGGGGCATGGTCAACCCGATGCTGGGGACCGCCGCGAAGCGGGGGTGGAGGGGGCGGATACGGGCGCTGCGTTTGCGGCGAGGCCCCCTCCGTCAGCCCTTCGGGCTGCCACCTCCCCCTGAAGGGGGAGGATTTTGAGGGGAGTCACCCCCGGTAATAGATCAACGCAAAGATCGCCGCCCCCACCGCCACCGACAGCACGATCGGCACCCATTTGCGCCGCCGCGCCGCCTCCTGCGCGTCGAGCCGCGACAGATCGAACCAGTAGTTCCCCGGCGCCGCGGTGCGGATCACCCCGCGCGCCTGCAACGCTTCGAACTCGCGGCGTTCGGCGGGGCCGGGCGGGGCATATTCGATCGCGTCCTCGGCACTGATCGCGTGCAGCGCCAGGAAATGCGACTCGACCCGCCGCCGCGACACCGAAGTCGCGCTGACGATCGCCGCGCC
Coding sequences:
- a CDS encoding polyhydroxyalkanoate depolymerase; translation: MLYNAYEMQRSMLASASAMANFGAGLLNNPANPFAYFGGGPMLASALEVFAHVSAPRGKPVFGLTHTEIDGKQVAVREEIVARRPFGQLKHFVREGITGGPKLLIVAPMSGHYATLLRGTVERMLPSADIYITDWRDAKQVPVSDGRFDLDDYIDYVIDWLAEIGGEGDPRAHVLAVCQPSVPVYAAVAVMSADQHPNRPLTLSLMGGPIDTREAPTAVNTLATERPHMWFEKNVIATVPMQYAGAGRRVYPGFLQLAGFMTMNLGNHMVSHWEMFKHLVKGDDDSADATMAFYDEYRSVCDMTAEFYLQTISVVFQDHSLPMGTMTHRGKLVDPAAITDVALLAIEGERDDISGLGQTKAALTLATKLPEKHKRYHMAEEVGHYGIFNGSKWRTRIAPVLEEWIATHQG
- a CDS encoding ABC transporter transmembrane domain-containing protein, with protein sequence MATSAATLASPPKPPAKKLSSLLIVWRFTRAYPLQLAGAVVALIVAATATLYVPRTFQLVVDNGFAGGTDPASIAPYFHRLLMVVGILALATAGRFYFVSWLAERTVADMRNAVHRNLLRLAPKWFEENRPSEIASRLTADTAIVEQIVGSTVSVALRNVLVGFGGLAYLFALSPKIALYLVVGIPIVILPIMALGARVRRLSRSSQDRVADIGTIASETLGAMKIVQAFGQESREADRFKTAVDRSFDTAKARFATRALMTALVIGLLFGAVTLIIWEAVSDVASGRTTGGSITAFVITAGLVTGSFGALIEVYGDLLRASGAAARLAELLTEQPDIAAPANPVALPNPSVGRVAFDHVTFRYPTRPEVAALADFTLSVESGETVAVIGPSGAGKSTLFQLVQRFYDPDQGKVLVDGVPIATADPADVRGRIAMVPQETVIFAASARDNLRYGKWEASDEELWRAAADANAADFLRALPEGLDTFLGEGGARLSGGQRQRLAIARALLRDAPILLLDEATSALDAESERLVQDALERLMRDRTTLVIAHRLATVRAAQRIVVMDEGRIVEMGSHAELIARGGLYARLASLQFSEAA
- a CDS encoding saccharopine dehydrogenase family protein, translating into MREFDIIVYGATGYTGRLVAEYLATHYPDRKWAMAGRSLTKLEQVRAEIGAAADVPLITANADDPSALKAMCERAQVIITTVGPYQTHGEALLAACAATGTGYADLCGEPAWMRQMIDKYDAAAKASGARILFSCGFDSIPFDLGVWTLQQAAQAKFGHAAPRVKCRIRKMQGTFSGGTFASAKATMAAAARDMSILKLMIDPFALAPGFDGPAQPKGMLPEYDAAVGAWVAPFVMAAINTKNVHRTNALLGHAYGTDFVYDEMMIAPGLGDIGKAAAEAIARMNPIGGDKGPAPGEGPTKEEREAGYYDILFIGEMPGGERVEAVVTGDRDPGYGSTSKMIAETALCLIEQPGAGGITTPTALMAAPLRARLEAKAGLTFVTN